A genomic segment from Coregonus clupeaformis isolate EN_2021a unplaced genomic scaffold, ASM2061545v1 scaf0440, whole genome shotgun sequence encodes:
- the LOC121543000 gene encoding vesicle-associated membrane protein 1 produces the protein MSAPDAAPPAGPPGAPGAPGADGAPGGGPPPPPPNTSSNRRLQQTQAQVEEVVDIMRVNVDKVLERDQKLSELDDRADALQAGASQFESCAAKLKSKYWWKNAKMMIIMGIIGVLVVGVLFLYFFY, from the exons AT GTCTGCCCCAGATGCTGCTCCCCCAGCTGGACCTCCCGGAGCCCCAGGGGCCCCAGGAGCAGACGGAGCCCCAGGTGGAGggcccccaccccctcctcccaacACCTCCAGCAACCGCAGGCTACAACAGACACAGGCCCAAGTGGAGGAG gtggtGGATATTATGCGGGTGAATGTGGACAAGGTTCTGGAGAGGGACCAGAAGCTGTCGGAGCTGGATGACAGAGCGGATGCTCTCCAGGCCGGGGCCTCCCAGTTCGAGAGCTGTGCAGCCAAACTCAAGAGCAAATACTGGTGGAAAAACGCAAAG ATGATGATCATTATGGGTATCATTGGAGTTCTTGTGGTCGGAGTCCTTTTCT TGTACTTCTTCTATTGA
- the LOC121542956 gene encoding complement C1r-A subcomponent-like codes for MDWTHPFIWLLCVSVCECWRLARSLPALHGAVQSPQFPQPYPAALSQQWDLSVPEGYQLQLSFTQLDIEPSANCYYDSLTVIYDKKVLAKFCGQENSADGHHPGNQPLLSPGNRLTLVFQTDDTNPEPHQHLGFSAHYQAKDIDECSAPDPEDGSGPLCSQFCHNTLGSYMCSCRHGYELRPDQRTCVLSCGGGIYDEPEGTLSSPGYPDPSPHGLACQYIISVEPGFIVTLNFTDSFHIEHIGTQNVPSCLYHWLQVSIPDKEPQKLCGGKSPGRMPTNSHTVQLDYHTDWAGLSQGWSLHYTTQRVQCASPSYVTNGRVTPNFPQYYYRDYIQVRCDSGYKLIMDGREIKSYASMCQNNGKWHLSLPECHIIDCGEPEALLNGGVKFISGSQNQYLSVIQYHCNEPSYSLLGGATVSYTCAADRKWRDNLDTHVIPSCIPVCGQPTVPISGFQRIMGGDKAPDKTIPWQVMLSVDGRRGGAIVIGDRWIMTAAHNLVQQGTLVLKEKLRVFVGDNDAEKLAKLTPLGVASLHPHPEYKNPDNANYNHDIALIKLQQSITFHDAIMPLCLPPEGAIYTSGQTGMVSGFGIDEKDIIANELRYIRLPVVAEDKCQDSVNKAKAATPTMIPVLTDNMFCAGVPEGGKDSCMGDSGGAYVLKDVSTERFWAAGIVSWGVGCGQSGRYGVYTRVAKYIGWINKTMENNK; via the exons ATGGACTGGACCCATCCGTTCATCTG GCtgctttgtgtctctgtgtgtgagtgttggcGGTTGGCCCGGTCCCTGCCAGCCCTACATGGGGCGGTCCAGTCCCCCCAGTTCCCCCAGCCGTACCCTGCTGCCCTGTCACAACAGTGGGACCTCAGTGTACCTGAGGGCTACCAGCTCCAGCTCAGCTTCACTCAACTGGACATCGAGCCTTCCGCCAACTGTTACTACGACTCACTCACG GTTATATATGACAAGAAGGTCCTTGCAAAGTTCTGTGGTCAGGAGAATTCTGCTGATGGACATCACCCAGGCAACCAGCCACTCTTGTCTCCAGGCAATAGGCTCACCCTGGTCTTTCAGACAGACGACACGAACCCTGAGCCACACCAGCACCTTGGCTTCTCCGCCCACTATCAGGCCAAAG ACATAGATGAGTGTTCAGCTCCAGACCCTGAGGATGGTTCTGGTCCACTCTGCTCCCAGTTCTGCCACAACACCCTGGGCTCCTACATGTGCTCCTGTCGCCATGGCTACGAGCTCCGCCCTGACCAGCGCACTTGTGTCT TGTCCTGTGGTGGGGGTATATATGATGAACCAGAGGGGACTCTGTCCAGCCCGGGGTACCCTGACCCGTCACCCCACGGCCTGGCCTGTCAGTACATCATCTCTGTGGAGCCTGGGTTCATCGTCACCCTCAACTTCACTGACAGCTTCCACATAGAGCACATAGGCACCCAGAATGTACCCAGCTGCCTCTACCACTGGCTACAG GTGTCCATCCCAGACAAGGAACCCCAGAAGCTGTGTGGAGGGAAGAGTCCTGGACGAATGCCCACTAACTCTCACACTGTCCAGCTAGACTACCACACTGACTGGGCTGGTCTGAGCCAGGGCtggagcctccactacactactcaga GGGTGCAGTGTGCTTCACCCAGTTATGTCACCAATGGAAGAGTCACCCCAAACTTTCCCCAGTACTATTACAGAGACTACATCCAAGTCCGCTGTGACTCTGGCTACAAACTAATTATG gatggCAGAGAGATCAAGAGCTATGCCTCCATGTGTCAAAATAATGGAAAGTGGCACCTCTCCCTCCCTGAGTGCCACA TAATTGACTGTGGGGAACCTGAAGCATTGTTGAATGGAGGGGTAAAGTTCATATCTGGCTCTCAGAACCAGTACCTCTCCGTCATTCAGTACCACTGCAATGAACCTTCCTACTCACTCCTTGGAGGAGCAACTG TGAGCTACACTTGTGCAGCAGATAGAAAGTGGAGAGACAACCTTGATACCCATGTCATTCCCTCATGTATCCCAG TCTGTGGCCAGCCCACGGTGCCCATCTCAGGCTTTCAGAGGATCATGGGGGGAGACAAAGCCCCAGACAAAACCATCCCCTGGCAGGTGATGCTCAGTGTGGACGGAAGAAGAGGAGGGGCCATTGTGATCGGGGACCGCTGGATCATGACTGCAGCTCATAACCTGGTGCAACAGGGCACACTTGTGCTAAAGGAGAAACTTCGG gtTTTTGTGGGAGACAATGATGCAGAAAAACTAGCAAAGCTCACCCCTCTTGGTGTTGcctctctccacccccacccTGAATACAAGAACCCAGATAATGCAAACTACAATCATGACATCGCCCTGATAAAACTCCAACAATCAATCACATTCCACGATGCCATTATGCCATTGTGTCTGCCACCAGAGGGCGCTATATACACCAGTGGACAGACTGG TATGGTGTCAGGCTTTGGCATCGATGAAAAAGACATCATTGCCAACGAGCTCAGGTATATACGCCTACCAGTAGTGGCTGAGGATAAGTGCCAAGACTCTGTCAACAAAGCAAAAGCAGCAACGCCAACAATGATCCCTGTTCTGACAGACAACATGTTCTGTGCCGGAGTACCTGAGGGGGGCAAGGACTCCTGTATGGGGGACAGTGGAGGGGCGTATGTCTTGAAGGATGTTAGTACTGAACGTTTTTGGGCTGCAGGTATTGTCAGTTGGGGTGTGGGTTGTGGTCAGAGTGGTAGATATGGAGTGTACACCCGTGTGGCTAAATACATTGGCTGGATCAACAAAACCATGGAGAACAATAAGTAA